Proteins encoded together in one Nitrospirota bacterium window:
- the tuf gene encoding elongation factor Tu (EF-Tu; promotes GTP-dependent binding of aminoacyl-tRNA to the A-site of ribosomes during protein biosynthesis; when the tRNA anticodon matches the mRNA codon, GTP hydrolysis results; the inactive EF-Tu-GDP leaves the ribosome and release of GDP is promoted by elongation factor Ts; many prokaryotes have two copies of the gene encoding EF-Tu), whose translation MEMVMPGDNVTITVELIAPIAMEKELRFAIREGGRTVGAGVVTEVIQ comes from the coding sequence AATGGAGATGGTGATGCCCGGGGACAACGTAACCATAACAGTAGAACTGATAGCGCCGATAGCCATGGAAAAGGAACTGAGATTCGCGATAAGAGAGGGCGGCCGTACAGTGGGAGCAGGAGTTGTGACAGAGGTAATACAATAA
- the rpmG gene encoding 50S ribosomal protein L33, whose translation MRDIILFQCTECKERNYSTMKNKKNTTEKLQRKKYCRHCRKHTSHKETKP comes from the coding sequence ATGCGCGATATAATTCTTTTTCAGTGTACAGAGTGTAAAGAGAGAAATTATTCAACGATGAAGAACAAGAAGAATACGACTGAGAAGTTGCAGAGAAAGAAATACTGCAGGCATTGCAGAAAGCATACATCGCATAAGGAAACCAAGCCATAA